In a single window of the Cydia amplana chromosome 4, ilCydAmpl1.1, whole genome shotgun sequence genome:
- the LOC134647352 gene encoding protein brown-like: MDLLKKNGVDNFLGGELRLSVNNLNVWTPEEKSWLRRVTKPRTMILKDVTVCIDKGEFIAILGPSGAGKTTFLTSAAGKCRLPSTGSVAVNGTSVTALNGIAEIVPQFDVFMDGLTVAEHLVFMIEMKLGSYKTPSNILLLNTLLRELKLKAHAKTKISFLSGGQRRLLSLAGTLLSNPRIIICDEPTTGLDSYSAYLVINILKQLTETGRIIICSVHQPSSDLFNQFNNIMLMAEGRLLFHGTQEECRKMFESIDLHCPINYNPAEFYIRAVSSQVETNHVGRILAKYQDHFRRCDETVETKAKFSVFQRNWFVQVYLLIWRSSLSLKRTFGSHLMQLLFNIGISAMVISTCYIGITGTTQRGVQDLRGFLWLLSSEVCYSLSYTALYVFHEDLTLFRREVGIYKGSAFFASTLLGFIPRCVVYPVAFMAIASVTVELPNRILTSLELVLSLICGGIAAAAYGLGMGALFSSSGVMGDVMPCVDLPLSLMSGAFLRIASLPAWLFPVKYISHFYYTMESVSSIYWTQIDHIDCPTNMTSSCVNDGVSVLIETGYSASYHLQDGVGLLALTVGWSLVGYYGLRREEKKGYAY, encoded by the exons Atggatttattaaaa aAAAATGGCGTAGATAATTTTCTTGGCGGGGAACTAAGGCTGAGTGTGAATAATCTCAACGTTTGGACTCCAGAGGAAAAATCATGGCTCCGACGGGTAACCAAACCCAGGACCATGATCTTAAAGGATG ttaCAGTGTGTATAGATAAAGGAGAGTTCATCGCCATACTTGGACCGAG TGGTGCTGGCAAGACGACGTTTCTCACATCAGCCGCTGGTAAATGCCGGCTGCCTTCCACTGGATCTGTGGCGGTGAACGGCACGAGTGTCACGGCGCTGAACGGTATAGCGGAGATTGTGCCGCAATTCGATGTGTTTATGGATGGGCTTACGGTTGCGGAACATTTGGTGTTCATG ATAGAGATGAAGCTAGGCAGCTACAAGACGCCCAGTAACATATTGCTACTCAACACTTTACTCAGAGAGTTGAAGTTGAAAGCACACGCGAAGACGAAAATCTCATTTCTTTCAGGCGGACAGAGGCGGTTACTTTCACTCGCAGGGACG CTTCTTTCTAACCCTAGGATCATAATCTGCGACGAACCAACAACAGGCCTAGACAGCTACAGCGCATACCTCGTGATAAACATCCTGAAACAACTGACTGAGACAGGCCGGATCATCATATGTTCCGTCCACCAGCCCTCATCAGATCTGTTCAATCAGTTCAACAACATTATGCTGATGGCGGAGGGGCGGCTGCTTTTTCATGGGACGCAAGAGGAATGTAGGAAAATGTTTGAAAG CATAGATCTACATTGCCCGATCAACTACAACCCAGCTGAGTTTTACATCAGAGCGGTATCCTCCCAGGTGGAAACTAACCACGTGGGGAGGATCCTTGCGAAGTACCAGGACCACTTCCGGCGGTGCGACGAGACTGTTGAAACCAAAGCTAAATTCAGCGT attcCAAAGAAATTGGTTCGTGCAAGTATACTTACTGATTTGGAGATCATCTTTATCACTCAAAAGGACGTTTGGAAGTCATCTAATGCAATTACTTTTTAACATA GGAATATCAGCAATGGTCATATCTACCTGCTACATCGGCATAACCGGCACCACGCAGCGTGGGGTCCAAGACCTCCGCGGCTTCCTATGGCTGTTGAGCAGCGAAGTGTGTTACTCGCTCTCCTATACCGCTCTGTATGTGTTCCATGAAGACCTGACGCTGTTCAGGAGGGAAGTTGGCATTTATAAGGGCTCGGCGTTCTTCGCATCCACACTGTTGGGTTTT ATACCTCGCTGCGTCGTGTATCCCGTAGCGTTCATGGCCATTGCGTCCGTGACCGTGGAGCTGCCGAACAGGATCCTGACGTCGCTCGAGCTGGTGCTGTCGCTCATCTGCGGAGGCATCGCTGCGGCTGCTTACG GTCTTGGCATGGGCGCTTTATTCTCCTCAAGCGGCGTCATGGGTGACGTGATGCCGTGCGTGGACCTGCCTCTATCACTGATGTCAGGAGCTTTCCTGCGCATAGCCAGCTTGCCTGCCTGGCTTTTCCCCGTTAAATACATCTCCCACTTCTATTATACTATGGAGTCGGTTAGCAGTATTTACTGGACGCAGATTGATCATATTG ATTGCCCAACAAACATGACCTCCTCATGCGTGAACGACGGAGTCTCCGTGTTAATAGAGACAGGGTACTCCGCCTCCTACCACCTGCAGGACGGCGTGGGCCTCCTCGCCTTAACGGTCGGCTGGAGCCTCGTTGGATATTATGGGTTAAGGAGGGAAGAAAAAAAAGGATATGCCTATTGA